GGCATTGCCAGCTTGGTTCGCCACACCAAAGGTCGTATGTATCACCTCGTTTTTTAAAGTTCAAGAAGCCGCAACTTCCTTTGCTGTCAGTCGAATTCTAAAGCTGCTAAAGTAGCTTGTTTTCCCTTACGACCGTGACTCCTCGCCGCCTTCTAGAACAGAATGGCCGGCTGAAAGTTTCAAGGCCAATGAGTGACAAAGTTCTCTGAGACAGTCATCATACCGATTGACGCTGCAGCGAAGAATCCAAGAGAACAGAATGTTAACAAACAGTGAAGGACCGAGTCAGGTCAAGAATAAGGGAGGTGGGCGGTTAGATCTATTCGGAGTCTATCTCAGAATGAGATCTAGATAAGATTGGTTATTTAAAGGAGTGTGGGCGCCGTCTCCTCCGGATTGAACGCCGGCCAATTTAGATATTCGATTATCATTGATCAGGCACAGCCGACGGCGgtgtttctttttttataataaaggggaaaaaagacACGAATAATCGGCTTCGCCGTCCCGTagcattcttcttttcgtAGCAGCTATGCCCCTGttacctctttccatctctcatGTTCTCCTAAACACGACTCTACACATGATCCTCTTCTAAGATCAGGCCTTGATTGACCTCCATATTCCTCCATAATGGCAATCTCTGACCCGGAGGCTGAGTCGTAAGCACTACATTTCATCGTTAATGATTTAAAAGAAGATAAGACACCACCACGTAGTCTTTACAAAAACTATTTAATAGCTACCTCGAAAATGATTCGATTGCCTTTCCATAAACCTTCTCGGAACGAATGCCCATTTCATCGGGATTCACTTTGACTATTTGACGACGCTTAACGGCCGTACAACATACAACAACCTCGATAGATCAACCTCGTGGTCCTCCATAACGGGATTGATCGATCATCGGTGCTGTATTATTCGTGGCTATTGGCCAGGGTGTACTCTCTGTCCAATATGTCTGTTAATAACTGAGTTATTATGGCGTATGAGGCTAGGTCATGTTTGCTGGCGTCCGATCGGCGCATATCTTCTGGTGCTCTAACTACCATCTACGCGTTAACCAAGCAATGTCGTCGTAAGCTGTATTTATTCCATCTGTCTTAGTCTGGCTGGATCTTTTATTTTCGTCTGGCTCCAGGGGTATTGTAGCGGCCCGCTGTCCTCCCAGAGATCGGAAAGCACCGGAAGCTACTATAGTTCGTGTCCTCCTTGGTCGTTGTATTCAATTTAACTAGAAGCGCTGAGTGTAAACGATGAGATTGGTAGGCTggagagtttgagaagactGAGCTGCTTTGGGCTATGCATTTTTTCTCCTCGAAGGACTATGCCTTTTATATCTTTCTCAGCTCTACGAGctgactcatctttctcacACTTTCCCTGTGCCCTCCGCTCGGACGTCTCTCCTCCCTAACGCCTCCTCGCACGGTCCTcctactcttcctccccccttcttccttctccccccctcccctctGCACCCCAAAACTACTTCTCCCTCTCGTctcgtcatcctctctgtcttcctcctacCCCGTTCCTCTGTACCCTTACAGGTATACAGTCTTCCTTAGAGGGAACTGGAGTACACCTACGTTTATCTTTAATCATTACGCTGTAAGACgacttcttttcttccccaCCACTCTTTTAATTGAGATCGAGAAATTGATAGGGTGTGCATTCATACGCTCATTATACTTGGGTTGATCAGCACGCACTGTGTTATATCATCAGCCTTGGATACAAGCTCTGGCGCGAGACGCCTTCCATCGAGTTCGTCCAGACGCTTAATGATTACTAtcagagaaagaaggatgattcACCACCTGCGATCACGAAAGATAAGATCAAGGTGAAATTGTTCTACTAAAAGGATCGCCGGTCTTCCTCTTGAGTATCATATGGATGGGGATTGCGACGAGTGGCGGGTGTAACGAGCTCGGCATGCGAGGGGTGAGGAtagagagagggaaaagaaaaagggaaggtgTAGGAGAGAGAATAGAGAAGTAGCTGTTGAGTTGGACCACGAGGTAGGATATTCGACGTACCAGCGCATGAATGTCAGGTGTACAGTTTTACAGGGACGATGTGACCGACCTAAAGAGCATGAATGGAGAGGGCAGGCAGAAAATGACTTAGGAGGGGAGTGCGGTGAAAGAAGGTTGACCGACAGACTGGCCTATCAATCTGGGGACGAGGGGGGGGCTAGTTGCAAACAATTTGTTTATGAGTAAAAAAGGACGCAGCGCTCGAGGAAAGATGTACTTTACTCGCTATGGGATCTTTCCAGCTACTGATTAAGTCTAGGTGAGAGCTCAAAGTAGATCAAACACAGAAAACACAAAGTTGAAAGTTAAATCACATCTTTTAGTCAGCAGTGATTTTCCAACTCAGGCGTAGCAGTGCCACTGCCACCAGCAATCGTTTTAGTGTAAATCTTCGTGTTGATTTAAATTGAATGATGCTACCCCAAGTCTCGTTGCTATATTCTCCTTCGTCATAGACCTCCCGCTCCATCCACCTCATGCACCTTTGCTCTACGAAACACCTTGCAATCATGTCAGTATTAGACAGAAAGAGCCGATCTTTGGGCATAATCATACATCCCTCATCCCCAGATATCCAGACTCGAACCAAGCTTCCACCAGCCGACCAAATATGCGCCGTGCATGCAGCAAAAACCCAGTCCCAACATCTCGACTCTGCTTAGAAGGAAATGGCGGCACccctctgcttcttgtCACCACCGAGCTCGAAGTGCTTGCATCGCTTGAGGGCGAGTTGGTGCTTGGTCTTGCAGACAGTGCACTCGAGACGGAGGACAACCTTCTTGGTCTGTTGGGGGAAAAGTATAGTCGCAAGGAACGGACAAGACGAGCTAATGGTCAGTGACGCCTAGAGGAGACGCAAAAACGACGTACGGTCTTAGCCTTCTTGTGGAAGACAGGCTTGGTCTGACCACCGTAACCGGATTGCTTTCCTGTATCACATTGTCAGTCGGATCCAACAATGACACCTCCATATAccctccctttccccatcttccctcATCAAACCCTGATCATCCCCTGCCCTTCCCCTCTACTGGCTTGAAAATCCAACTCACGGTCGTATCGTCGCTTTCCTTGGGCGGAAAGAGAgtccttgcccttcttgtACTGGGTAACCTTGTGGGGGGTGTGCTTCCTGCAAGCCTTACCCTTGCAGTCTATAATCCCAAAGTCAGAACCATGCCACCAACTCCTTCAATAAAATAAAACCCACAGGTTCGTCGGGTCCTGTTTGCAAGGAGAGAGTGGTGGTTAgcatctcttttccatgTATCTCTaatccatctccatcgaCTCCTTCAATGATTTGATGATACGTACTTGGGGCTACAAAGTTTTCATCAGCATGACTTCTAGAATGATGGTACGCAGGATAGCACTCACATGTTGACCCTGCATACAATAACAGCGTAACGCACATAATCTCATCAGCATGAACTCATACACTATAACGATATCTTGACTCACATTTTGACAGCTGAGCAGTACTCttgagggatgaagaaagtaGTTGAAGAATTCAACAAAGAAGTCTCTGTCGGGCGTGGCCACCAAACTCCTTCAAACAATAACGCCGAACGAAACTCCGAGAACCACTTTTCACCACGTTTTGCCACACACTTTGGCCTTTCACGTGGTATCAAAATGCCGATTCCTCCGCGTCTCAAGAACAACTTGCCTCTCTCTCGGCGTTTCGGCGAATTCTCCGTAAGGCGAGAGGATTGTGGCGCGAAAAAGAATTGTGGGATTTAGGTGCAACGCAAGAGTTGTTACTTGCTTTCTTTAGACATCAAAAGCCAGGTGGCCGCATACTCACATACAACATGTCCTTCGCTCCCCTCGAGGCCCACCAGCAATTCCAGGTGGGTATTTCGGTCATCAGAATAGTAGAGAACGAGGGATGCGTGGAGTGTGCGGTGGCGTTACCGTTGGAACTTGGGTTGGCGAAGGAGATTGGCGGTGGATTGgatgggaaaagggctTTCAGGCGAGCGATGCTGATAAAAATTTCTGCAGCACATCTTGCGTCTCCTTAACACCAACGTTAAGGGTGGCGGTAAGATCATGTACGCTCTTACTGAGATCAAGGGTGTCGGTCGACGATACGCCAACTTGGTCTGCAAGAAGGCCGATGTCGACCTCAACAAGAGGTGTGTTTATCTCTCGGAGCTCTGTATTATGGATGGACAAGCAGCTGACGTTCGAATAGGGCTGGTGAGCTCAACTCCGACGAGCTCGAGCGAATCGTCACCATCATGCAGAACCCCGCCCAGTTCAAGATCCCCTCTTGGTTCCTTAACAGGCAGCGAGACATCTCCGACGGCAAGAGCCAGcacatcctctccaacGTTATCGACCAGCGTCTCCGTGAGGACCTCgagaggttgaagaagatcagGACCCACCGAGGTCTCCGACACCACTGGGGTCTTAAGGTCAGGGGTCAGCACACCAAGACCACGTACGTTTCTTTTCAGGTTTGGAATTATTGTCGAAGGTTATGCTGATGTAATTCACAGTGGTCGTCGTGTTGGCAGGGCCGTCGccggcaagaagaagtaagCGACGGGCTTTGTCGATGGGAGGACTTGTAGTATCGGGATGCACTCTTTCTCATATACATGGCCGAATTTCCTTGGCATTCGACATATCGTTTCGTCTCTTCTGAGCATTGCAGATCGCTGGGAAGAAGCACACAGGGCGTTGCTAAGGTTTCATGAGTATCAATAGGGTCGGATCCACAATCGCTCTTCGTCGCCTACGTCGAAATCAAAATTGCCACCTTTGTCATTTCACAACGTCTTCTACACAAGGATGTCCCATAGGTCAGCCGACATCGTTGTTTGGGCCATTTGAACACGACGTCTTCCCCATGCGCAGAAGCATAGGACAATTTGAATTCATCGTCTTAAAGCTATGCGGCATGCGCTGTACCAATAAATGAGATCTATCGGAACgagctggaggagaaagtaGCCTGGTTGCCGTGAGGTCTTTGTTATCATTTGACATCATCAGTCTCAGACGCGATTTTTGGATTGGATTCCTCCATTTAAAGGAACCGATACAGGAAAACTGATCATATGTCAAGGAAAACCCCAGATACTCCAGTGCGTGCCTTGAGTAACTGCATTGTACGGTCAAGGGTTTAAAGCTGCTTAATCCCATATACTCACACAAGAGCGAAAACGCCACTGACAACGGTAAAAGTACACCGACACCAGACTTCCGCCATATAATAAGATTCTGCTCAGTGATTTCGGTCACGCCCATCCTCGGCCATGATGACTTCTGGAGCAGTGCCATCCTGACACACCTGGTATGTCAAAGTTATCACCAATTTCATAGGCGCTGCAAACATTCCCCTCGCGCCCAAACCTATACAGTTAGCTTAGAGATGAGGGACTTGTTATCCTTCGGAGATGCGGGGCCATCTCTGTTGAATTTACCCATGGACAGAAGCATTGTGCCATGTTCCCTCTTCTGTGGGGCGCGAGCGAATGTGCTGTCTAGAACGTTCGCGAACTGTACGTCAGCGATTTGTCGAAGTTGAGCCCTATCATGCTGTTTCGGGTTTAGTAGGCATAGGCCAATTTGCCTACAGTGGAAACGTTAAATCATACTATACAGCTGTGTAATAAAGCATACTTACATGAGGCTCCCGTTGCagtctttccttcattGTTAGAAGCTATTTGGTATAGGAGCTTACACGCAGCGACATCGGCTCAATCCGTCTGAGGATCGCCGATCACAGTTATTGAAGAAGTTTCAATTCGTTACGTTGCTGGACTCTGCTATCTTCGCTAAGGTCGGACACATTGACCTGTACATaagcagaagcagaggcgTCTCCAGGTGCAGACAAGAGGAATCTGATGAGATGATAGACTCGACCGTAGGTGGGTAACAGATGTTAATGCCATCATTCGGATCCGAGCCTCCTCCAGCAGACGGATTGTTGTTTGATCTTGTTGGTTTACTTATTAACCGATATCATGACGTGGAACTTCTATTGCTGTTCAAAGAGTCAACAAGCGGGACCGAAGGATATCAATTTTACTTGTCAAACCACGCACTTTCTCTTTACTCGATGTATATCTTCTCGGTCTCGGAGACGGAACCTCCTTACGGCATAAATGTCCGAGGTAACGCTTAAAGAGTTAATAACAGCAGCTTCACCTGCATCCCTATTTGAATGGCTCAACCCGCACTTGGATCGCGGTATGAAATATGTCTACCCCAAGTATCTCTTGCCATTGTTCTTTGGAACTCACTTACTCGTCTTCTCTGCCGTAAATATTTTCCATCCGTACCTGTACAAAGTAAGCACTGTCCTAACATCAACGAATAGCCACACTGATTGATTGTTCACAGGAGGAGATTCCTCATTTCAATCAGGTGTCACATTACGCCCGAGGTGATTTTGAATATCATGACGAGAATATTCATACTCCAACTCTATGGTGAATTGTCTGAAGCTTCCCTCACGATCTATTACCATCAACAAACCAGCACAATGTTACTGACTTCTCTGATACTGAATCAAGGCACTACGTAATATCCATCCCATTCTACCTCCTTGGTATCACCCCGACTCTATCTGCTCTCCGCCTCACATGCCTTTTCCAagcccttctccttcctaCAGTCCTCACAATCATACTCACCCCTACCCCTTTCCCAACCCCATTTTTCCTACGTCGTTTCGTCAATGCGTTCTGCCAGCCCAAAGAATACGCTGTCGCGATGGGACTCAATTCCATTGGTGTCTTGATGATATCGAGGTTCACGCCCGGAATCAGCTGCCTACTCGGACTTCTGGTCCTGTGGAGATCTGTGGCGAAAAGGAGATATTGGATAGGGGCGGGGGTGGCAGCGGTTGTAGGGATAATGAGAGCCGGGGTCATGGTTTGGACTGTTTTTGTTCTTGGATGGGTAGCTTGGGAAAGTACATCGTCaattcctcctcaacaacgGATATACTCACTGACGCTTGTACAGTTGCTGTGACTGAcagggaaagaaaacaaaGAGCTTATAGCTATTACCCATATCTGTTTACGCTAGTCATATGGTGGTTTGTATGGCGCCAACAAAACATTCCATTGGGTGCGCTACTTGCTATGAGTAACAGGTCAACAGACAAAGCTGACAGATATAAGACTGGTCTGGGTTTGGTGACCTTTATCCTTTGATGCTACTCACGCACCCTATGTTTCCCGTCTTGGCGCCATATAGCCCTCGTACGCACCCTTTCTATTCTCATCCATCGGTCTGAACAACAAATGCCAATCTGACCTGTCATCAAAGTCTTACTGAGGAAACACCTCCGATGGACCCTTCTTTGGGCCTTTGCAACCCTCTGCACATACGTCGTTTCGGATAATACCCCGAGCAGAGCAGGTGCTACCATTGATCAATGCCTtcccctcatcatcctgcGCCTGTTTCTACTTTTCATTGGTGGTAAGCCTGAGAAGTCTGCTCCGGAggctgaaaaggaggatggggatgaaCAGCGTGCGAGGGCTGCAGGTCGAGGGTTGGAAGCTCGAGAGCAGGTCAAAGGCGATACATCCTCGGAGGAAAGACGGCCGCCGCAGACAGCAGGGACCGCAGAGGAGGGCCATAGGAGAGGACAAGGATCGCAGCAGCAAAATATGGGACGGATAGAGATTGGGTGGTATACCTTGATTAATCTTGTAGCAggctctcttcttctcgtcatAGACACACAGAGCAATAGACATGGACACTAGTCCTCTAAGATGAAATCATATAGTCCATATTATCTTACACTGGCCCACTGTTATAGACTGAAATGGATATGCGGAGGATGGGAGACGTCTTGGAAAACTCGGGCGCCTTGATGAATGAGGAGAGAGCTTTGGATTCGAGGTCTGAATATGACTGGGTCAAGGATcgtcttttgttctttgaAACGGCTGAAGCTGGGCAAGATTTTGGGAGTAAAACTATGCGCAAGACTTTTTACCTCTCTTCCAGCTGTGCTGCACATCCTCGACATACTCAAACACATCTGGTGACTCATCTCCTTGTAAGAAGAAATGACCAACGTCACTATCTCGGGCATAATAGCTTTTATATACCAAAACTTGTTCAAGCCTCCTTTTGCTCTTTTATTTCATAAtttcctcgtccttctcatcGCTCAACGGCTGAAAAATCATCTCCTCGACTTGGGTGTACATGAAAGGCTGAGCGCTTTAAACATAAGCGCTCGATCATGTAAGCGTCAAGTTGGAATTATTTGGTCGCCAAAGTTGGCAGCTTCTTTGGGGCAAGGGCCACAGGATGTCAATGCGCTCATCATCGGAGAAGTTAATGGACATGCAAATCGAACTGAGAAAGCTCTTCCCATATTAATGGACAGCGATATCGAGACCTGTGTTCCAAGAGTGATTCCCTCTTAAAGCAAGAGGATGTCGAGTTTGTATGCGGACCTGCATAGAGCCCGGCATTCGTCAGGGCAGCTTGATAAGTCTACTCAAGGATAATATTGAGCATTGATGTGAATGCGTCGATATTTGTAACCATGTTGTCGAGATATGGTTGCTACGTAGTGGGTTATTCGATAACGGAGGACAGTTGAAGAGACCTGCATTTTCATGTTGAGTACGTATTAATAGGTTAACAAGGAGTCGTAAGGCGGCAAGCAAGGGATCAAACAGGCGGCATTATAGCCAGTCGACTGATTATTTGTGCTGACCTTTGACAAACAAGGTCAATGAGTCGTCTTCTGCGTATCATCCGCAATGTCATGGGCTGTGCGTGAGGGCGATATCGAGGAACGTTTTATTACGATTAAGGCACTCATCGAGGTACATATAATTATCTATGCGTCCACTGCTGGACCGATCAGCAGGAGCGCGCCTCGGTTCCCAGTCTGGTTGTTGTCAGCCTTGTTCTGGTAAAAGAATTTGTCCCCCTAGACTCTTTACGACTGCAATGATGTTGGAGGATCTTCCGATCTGAGGTCGACAAATGCAGAATTATGATATTTGAACGCAGTATATAGGACGAAAGACGAATAGGTGAAATAGCAAAAAatgacgacgacgaacttCTCTTTGGACCACATGTCCGGACTAGAAGCTAATTAAGCACAGCTCACATGTCCTGATGCGGCATGTAAATAGAATATTAGGAGGGCAAAGGAGGCGATGAGATCAAGATTTGAGATGCCGCATATGATTCGTACTCTATACATACCAGCGAACGACGAAATGCCAGCACGACAGACTGGCCagtctcatcttcttcgcacTCACTACGCTGCTTGGCCTTCCCACCAGTCCCCAGGATCACATATACCCAGCTTGGTGCAGCTACCATGACTGTGACACCCCCGCCACCTCACTCTGTTGTTCTTCTGCAGGCCCCCGCGGGGAATTTTGCTCGCCTGTTTCCAGTTCGCCATATCATCTTCGATCAATTAGTCCTTGAAGATCCAAGGCAATACTGTACCCTTTCAAGGTCGACATACAAAGTCGCTATACACTTACTCCCACGCAAACTCACCATCACGAATAACAACTATCAAAAGGTTTTACCTGGCCTGGCAAGCAAGAGCGGCCGTGAGCGCCTGGCGTTGATTCATTTCGAACACCTCATTTTAGCGACCACCAATCTTGAACTCCTCAAGTCTCTCCAGCTTGAAACCGATTGCCCCGTTTTTGCTCGGGTGTCCCAATTGGAATTCGTCGAAAAATTCCCCTGGGGTAGACTTGGCGACATCCACTACGAACTAGGTACGGAGAACATCGAAGACATCCTCGCTCGCCATATTCCCGCAAAGGTGTTTATTATCAATATCAGAAATCCCATCACGCAGGGTTATGGCTACGGTCCGGCTCTTGATAGGATATCAATGCTCTTAGCAGCATTCGTTCGTGCTCGTGGCAGCTGTTCCTCCGAGGGGCCACCCGTGGTCTTTGAATTGTGCTTCAGATGCAAACACCGTGTGACGGGTTGGTCAGAGAGGAGAGCAAAGGCGGAGATACGAGCGCCAAGAATGGGTCAAATGGATGAAATAGTGCTGCGAAAATGGGTGTCGTTGATGATCGCCTCACCGTCCGAGGAGATTTTGAGAGAAAGTCTCGAAACGTGCACGATACCGTATACGGATGATTATCCAGCCAATTGGAGCATGGACACAAAGTATCGGATAACCCTGCAATAAAAGGTTTGATAAGCatgttggaggagaagggggacATCGCCATTGAGGTCGGTCTCCTCAGACAGGTCGATCCAGTATCAATCATCAAACATTTCCTGTCTTGACATGAAATGCGTAGGGGGCCAGATGATGGAAATTGGGAACCTTTATGAGTCTCATGAAAAAAGTCCAGTACATAGAAGCACGATGGGCCCCAAGAAAGTGACGGGCAGAGGAGTGGTagtgaagaaaagagaaagacggCGGGGAGATGAGGTGTCAGGAAAATAAGATGAAGGTATCTTAAttgagagaagaaacaaTTCAAAGATATACAAGATGTAGTTCTAGAAGAATTTGCATTCAAAGCACATACAATTACGGGAGTAACAAGACCTCTGTGCCAAACAATTATATCCGTCTCGACGAACTTGTAGTTTGCGCACGACGTGAACGAATTCAGGAACCTCATATGATGGGGCATGAGCGGCGGGGCCTGGCGAATTTAAGGGACACGACGTCATCCGGATCAGAATCCGTCCCGATCCCATCGATCCGCATCGTTCGGTGTCTTCGAGCTTCAAGGAAGTGTCACGGGGGATAAGagcatctcttcctcagacatctccttctctcgacaattccccatccccagTGTCCCTTTCATCGGacactccttccttccacgCCTTATTCGTTTACCATCCTTCCAACAACTCGCTCATCATCCCACTATGACTATCCTCGACTCCCTCAAACCAAGCAACATCGAGATCCCCAAGCCCAAGGCTGTCCTTCAGGGCGATGGCAAGAAGACTCCCAAGACACCGCAAGATGAAGccatttcattcttctcgagagaaggagatggtgagcCAGTGCAGGTCTGGGAACTGTCGTTGGAGGATGACGGAGGCCCTAGTCCAGAAAAGAGTGTGAGCCTATATGTTCGGTGCAGGACATGTGAATGACCTGGCTGACATACACACAGTACATTCGACTTCCGCCTCCCTTCAAGCCGTACGTCTTGAGGTTTACTCTTCAGCCCGGTACGGATGTCACTCGCAATGGCGT
This region of Cryptococcus neoformans var. neoformans B-3501A chromosome 10, whole genome shotgun sequence genomic DNA includes:
- a CDS encoding hypothetical protein (Match to ESTs gb|CF190950.1|CF190950, gb|CF190177.1|CF190177, gb|CF183240.1|CF183240), with translation MLTTTLSLQTGPDEPTARVRLAGSTPPTRLPSTRRARTLFPPKESDDTTESNPVTVVRPSLSSTRRLRPPRRLSSVSSALSARPSTNSPSSDASTSSSVVTRSRGVPPFPSKQSRDVGTGFLLHARRIFGRLVEAWFESGYLGMRDV
- a CDS encoding 40S ribosomal protein S18 (Match to ESTs gb|CF185411.1|CF185411, gb|CF190349.1|CF190349, gb|CF190348.1|CF190348; HMMPfam hit to Ribosomal_S13, Ribosomal protein S13/S18, score: 237.3, E(): 2.6e-68), with the translated sequence MSFAPLEAHQQFQHILRLLNTNVKGGGKIMYALTEIKGVGRRYANLVCKKADVDLNKRAGELNSDELERIVTIMQNPAQFKIPSWFLNRQRDISDGKSQHILSNVIDQRLREDLERLKKIRTHRGLRHHWGLKVRGQHTKTTGRRVGRAVAGKKK